In Mauremys reevesii isolate NIE-2019 linkage group 16, ASM1616193v1, whole genome shotgun sequence, a single window of DNA contains:
- the GFOD2 gene encoding glucose-fructose oxidoreductase domain-containing protein 2 isoform X2 produces MVTAARYYPKLMSIVDNVLRFLPAFVKMKQLIEEHYIGNVMICDVRVYWGSLLNHKYNWICDELMGGGGLHTMGTYIIDLLTHLTSRKAEKVHGLLKTFVKQNAAISGIRHVTSDDFCFFQMLMTGGVCSTVTLNFNMPGSFVHEVMIVGSTGRLIARGTDLYGQKNTALQEELLLTDSLTINTGLLDKGFKDIPLLYLKGMVYMVQALRLSFQDQEDRRTWDHKPVSMAASFEDGLYMQSVVDAIKKSSRSGEWEAVEVMTEEPDANQNLCEALQRNNL; encoded by the coding sequence ATGGTTACAGCTGCCAGATATTACCCCAAGCTGATGAGCATTGTTGATAATGTCCTCCGTTTCCTGCCTGCCTTTGTCAAAATGAAGCAGTTAATAGAAGAACACTACATAGGCAATGTGATGATCTGTGATGTGCGAGTGTACTGGGGAAGCCTGCTCAACCACAAGTACAACTGGATCTGTGATGAACTAATGGGAGGAGGTGGACTGCACACAATGGGCACCTATATTATAGACCTCTTAACTCATCTAACCAGCAGGAAGGCAGAGAAGGTCCATGGCTTGCTTAAGACTTTTGTGAAGCAGAACGCAGCTATCAGTGGAATCCGTCATGTCACTAGTGATGACTTCTGCTTTTTTCAGATGCTTATGACTGGAGGTGTCTGTAGCACCGTGACTCTCAACTTTAACATGCCTGGATCATTTGTTCACGAAGTCATGATTGTTGGGTCCACAGGTCGCCTTATAGCTCGTGGGACAGATTTGTATGGGCAGAAGAATACAGCACTCCAGGAGGAACTACTGCTTACAGATTCTCTGACCATCAACACAGGCCTTCTGGACAAGGGTTTTAAAGACATCCCCTTGCTGTACCTGAAAGGAATGGTGTACATGGTGCAAGCACTGAGACTGTCTTTCCAAGACCAGGAAGACCGTCGGACATGGGATCACAAACCAGTCTCCATGGCAGCCTCTTTTGAAGATGGCCTCTATATGCAAAGTGTAGTAGATGCCATTAAAAAATCCAGCAGGTCTGGGGAGTGGGAAGCTGTGGAAGTGATGACTGAGGAACCAGATGCCAATCAAAACCTTTGTGAGGCACTTCAAAGAAATAACCTATAA